In the Dolichospermum flos-aquae CCAP 1403/13F genome, ATTTATCTATAAACGCAGGAGGATTAACTGGGTTAGGACGAAGCAACTTCTCAATCACTTGCACTAATAATTTCTCATCAAAAATAGGGGGTTCTATTAGTTCGGATATAATGGCAATTAATTGATTAACATTTGTTTGCAAATCCTCAATTTCTAAATCAATATTTAGTTCAATTATTTTTAAAAGATTATTAATATGACCAGGAACAAATTCTCTAATGTGTTGACGAATTACCCAAGCCAGTTGAGATTGAGAATCTGTTTCCTGTTGTTGGGCAGCATTGAATAAAACTTCTGTTAATTGCAGTAGCCATTGTTCCGATTCTTCCTCTCCAAATTCTAGCAGTGGAGTCATCCAGACTATCTGGGCTTCTTCTTCTCTTCCTGCTAATAACAAAGCTAGTCCTAAATACCAATAATTAGTAACTTCCTGGGGATTCTCTGTAATATTTTGTTCATATTCTTGAATGCTTAATAAGCTTGGGGTAGTAGAAATTTGATTATTTAAGTTGGTGGTAATCATTGAAAACTTTGAAAGGATGAATACACAAGTCTAAGAGGTTGTTTGAAAACTTTTTCGTGTGAGATCTGATCCCCCTAAATCCCCCTTGAAAAGGGGGACTTTGAGAAATTTAGCCCCCCTTTGTAAGGGGGGTTGGGGGGATCTCGATTAATTCTGATACTTTTCAAACATCCTCTAAATTAATATTAGTTTTGGCCGTTAGAAACATAAATCAACATCAAAAGCAGGGATTAACACCGTTAACCCCTACAATATGTGAAAAAATCCGACAAAAAGATCCGATATCATTCGCAAAAATAAAGTTGAATACTTTATTTCATGTTGATATTAGGAGTAGCACAGGAGGCCGCAGTGGTATTCAGGGTAAGTGTGGGAGCAGCGCCAGTAGGTGCAGTTGTCATACAAGCAACAGTGTCTGTTAGCCCATTATTATTTCCACCTAGGATAACTACACCACCAGCATAAGCTCTAAGAGAGTTTGACTCATTATTTACAGGTCTTGCAGTAAAAGTAGTATTGGTTGCGCCATTATCTGTTATATTATAATAATAGTAGAAATTACCACTAGTATCAGTTGCCACAGTAGTTGGAACATTGATTTGTAGACTCGCAGTAGCAGCAGCAAATTGAGTATTTTCCATCCGGTAAGACTGTTGCGCTCTGTTGACTGCACCAACAAAGCTTTTTG is a window encoding:
- a CDS encoding type IV pilin-like G/H family protein; amino-acid sequence: MKTELKAKFIQQILSKKKDSEGFTLIELLVVIIIIGILSAIALPSFLSQAGKARQAEAKSFVGAVNRAQQSYRMENTQFAAATASLQINVPTTVATDTSGNFYYYYNITDNGATNTTFTARPVNNESNSLRAYAGGVVILGGNNNGLTDTVACMTTAPTGAAPTLTLNTTAASCATPNINMK